TGGCTGGAAATGGCGGCTCTTTCAACATGCCTGcgtgcccataaaagctgaaaaaaaaaaatatcccgagcaagcgcatgataaagctgtcaccacgccATCACGTGGTGACATTTAATTTCTTTGTTCTTACTTTCAGTTTTCAATAAAATcgtttgtattcgatattcgattcggtaATCGTAtatttggccactattcggcacaaTTCGACTCGAATTCGATTGGACATGacatttcactattcgcacacccctaattttgcGTGCTATTTCGTTTATCTAATATAGCCGCATACAAACCGGCATCGAAGACcacttttaaaaaaattctggagacaACCCTAATCCGTGACCTAGGTGCAGTGGCACTCAGAAGTCGGCGTTCGTCTGGCCTGGTGTATTGCTTGGGTTAACTTTTTATTTCGCGCCCCGccaaagcggatctcggaggccacgccgAAAGAAGCGCGTGTTTGAGATCTGCTCCTCCAGGTGTGCAACGATTCCATCTGCTCGCAATCTTTCAGTGAACTCGATGAATTAGCTTTCATTAATTGTTCTTACAGATCTTAAGTCAAGTTATTCTCCCATATCATATGTATCGTATATAACTCGTGAACCAGAACCGTCgatatttatttttttagaagactttttctgaatattcggaaaaccggaagtgagtgctcgaccggaagtgctcggaaaagaaacaagagtttcactcggtgctcgtgccaccAAAAAACGTTCGACCCGCAAACGAGCCTAGATAACATTAATAAATGTTTTCTTTACAAGCAAACTGCTGCCATTGCCTTTTTAGCGTGGAAGGTGGCCGTGCAGCCTATGTCTGGACAAGAAGCTTATTTATCCTTTGATCGATTCATATATTCATTCATTAATTTCATTTTACAGAGCTTCGCGATATCTGCCACGCGAAGTTAATTGACAAGAGTACCCATTCGGACTTGGTGGCTCATAGTAAGCTGGCTTGTATATATAGCAAAGCGCAAAAACAGACTAGGACAAAAAATGAAGCACCAAACGAACACATGCGCTTGCGTCCGTTTGGTGCTTCATCTTGCGTAGTCTGTTCTtgcgctatgctacaagccagtttACATAGTTATTGGTTCGTGCCGTTTCTCCGCGCTCCTCACACCAGCACATGCGGCGAAGAAAAGCCTAACGCCACCAGACACCTAGAGAAAATTAAAATTCATCTGGTGGCGTCGCAATCCCGCGCAGCTTATACTTACATGCATAGGCTCCTTTAGGCTACCTTAGGTACAGCCTATGCTTCAACTTTGTAGCGCGGTTAGCTTACCTCGTTGAcatgtcgtcgtcttctcctcccCAGCCCCAGAATACGTTGGAGAAGCCGTTGACTTTTTCCATCTGCGCTTGAGTCAACGCGCTCACACCGCCGAATATGGTGGGGTAGGACGGCCTGTCATGGGAGATAACGGCAAGTCAGGCTCGTGAGAAGGAATGACGAAGGGCGTGATACAACACACGGACAAAAAGCGCGTGTCTCAATTGTCTCGGCTTGCTTTCGAATGCAATGTGTTGACTTTCCTTTCGTAGCTCTTTATCCACTTGCAGCTACGTTTGCATGTTACAGTGATCTGTGCAGAGTTTAAATCTGCGCTCAATGACAACTTAAAGCGCGTTCAGCGTGGTGGTCCTTGTCCATTAGCCAACAACCATGATCCTCTAGGAGGTCTcgaattgaggacgacgcaacgaGTCATGGAAAGTAATATGATAGGTGTAAAACTAAGGCATTAGAAGAGATCAGAACGCGTCGGAGATGGAACGCGTGCTAATGACATCTTAGCCGAAGTCACGAAGAAATTGGCATAATGCCTAGGCATGTAATAAGAAGGCAAGATAatcgacgtttattaaattaagGATAACAGACCGGGTTCCAAGAGTAGGCAGGGAGTGGCAGGAAGTTAGGTAGGCAGACAAGATTAAGAATTTTTCGGGGATATCGTGGCCGCAGGTAGCACAGCAACCTAGAGAAACTTTGGAGAGGCATTTGTCATGTAGTGGGCGTAGTGAGGCTGATAATGGTGTTGACAGCGATGAGAATGCCCTGAAACAATCTTGAGGCTTAAGTTGTGCTCCCTGATCATCATGCCTCACAGCCTGAGTTCCCGGGGCGttgccagtggcgtaccaactcctTCGCGAGTGACCGGGGCTGGCGtggctcactctgtccgccacaccacacccacacacacacacacacacacacacacacacacacaccacacacacacacacacacacacacacacacacacacacacacacacacacacacacacacacacacaccacacacacacacacacacacacacacacacacacacacacacacacacacacaccacacacacacacacacacacacacacacacacacacacacacacacacacacacacacacacacacacacacacacacaccacacacacacacacacacacacacacacacacacacacacacacacacacacacacacacacacacacacacacacacacacacacacacacacacacacacacacacacacacacacacacacacacacacacacacacacacacacacacacacacacacaccacacacacacaccacacacacacacacacacacaaccacacacacacacacaccacacacacacacacacacacacacacacacacacacacacacacacacaacacacacacacacacccacacacacacacacacacaccacacacacacacacacacacacacacacacacacacacacacacacacacacacacacacacacacacacacacacacacacacacacacacacacacacacaccacacacacaccacacacacacacaccacacacacacacacacacacacacacacacacacacgcacgcacgcacgcacgcacacgcacacgcacgcacacacacacgcaccacacaacacacacacacacacacacacaacaccccactatatatatatatatatatatatatatatactaatatatatatatatatatatcttacatTCCTAGAGATGTCTGAAATCAAGGCAGAATCTACACAAAGAGATTGTGCAGGTTGGGCctctataccgcgacaacacagcagtgttgaATATCATTTTGGAAATTTTATCGCCAAGTTTAATAAGTACAGCCACCTTtagcctgttcttcatctgagcattccatctgcaaacttcacactctcagtttggcgttgtaaataaggtgagtatgaagaatctgctatgactctagtaccttaaattctcacttattaaacaaaacatgtagctgacaaagcaaggtacttcgcagaagtcttcagaataagccagtgccaatttctttactgttagagacctctaatataaagtctttctaaagaaaaaGACCAAGTGCCGTCAATTATTATTtatagaaaccacattgagctggttgtttATGCTATAACATTGTAAATAACTACaaatttatatgctaggtgtcgttccttgccctcctacttttcccagcttgggtggggagtGAACGGGAAAGCGATGAAGTGGCTCTTTACTGCTCCCCTCCGGctactccaagtaaatagcctacgtaattCTGTCTAAGCTCAAATATTCTTTGAAAacatgtgggcgattataacggtaaactgccccgcattgtttccttccgtataggtcgttagctgttactcattcgtcgaaattttctgggtcatgctcacagcacctgctcgtaaaacgacgcaacaaatgacgcgtaagtgatccaccgcgtaattaccacttacgaaTGACTACTTTTAAAAAATAAACTCATTTCAATACGGCTTATTGTTcgacattggttcttcgctattcggcaaaatttttcggtgtgccataaaattgcctccttattacgcgacgtcacaagtcagcgaaaactcgcggcgttaaaatgaagtgtgcacaataagcagcgcattactgtgctgaacaataactaattttttttttaatagccagacagtgtctcattctgaacgtaattcaagaagacTGCCCGCCAACCACTTTGACAGCGGCTACTTATAACagtgggcgagatggattcatatgtgtataacagatactttcagttgtagtattaaCGACGTTGATCCGTTTTTGCGCGTATAGAACTTTCTGTGaagtcatcgttgctgacagagaggtagagagagaaataaacattattaggaatggacacaatccttcgcaggtgggcagtcttcttagtccagaaaaccatggacgctgatcatctcccttgTGAAGTATAGATCAAGctacagggcaaacttgaaagctgggcttttcAATGTGCTGAGTCcattgccttgttacaagccgccgcgaccgctCCAGGCTACGATAAGCAacttgtgaagcaggctaatcggcgACTAAAGTtggaatcttttttagctctcctggatcggcgcaactaaaatactcgacacttcagcacactcatcagctcacagcagcttggatatgaaaCAGTGGtgatgctattcgttttgaaagaaaggaactaaatttcctgaaataggacagcgtttgatcgggctataaaacgtttactggttccagcccgtatttgcgtcgacgattacttaaatttcaggccaggccgaacaaaataaaatcatgacagattgctgtaatcttgTAGAgaccctgctgagcgatagcctcctctgcaatgctcgagcgcaaggcgcgaaagcgtggaataggcagcccgcacggCAGAGAGCCCACAATGCGTGGTCACGACACagggaggacagtcgtcacagcaaaaTTGTAGGAAACTTATTTTACATAATCAGTTATTGcggcgttcaagtaaaactttgccttacttgttagtttcccagtctgcagccgacaatgaccacgatcgaaagtggggggggggggctgcgtccccctaacatttctcagtaggggggctagcgccccccctgccccccccccccccccccggtagatacgcctatgggcgTAGCCACAGAAAGTGACGAATGTTCGCCGTACGGACGCCAGAGCCGGGTACAATATAGAGTTTGAGAATTAGGGACCCAAGACACTGAGTCCTcgagctgcgttgggtaggctgctcttgcgttcggaggatgagcagagtttgagaattgggtcaaacgtaGACTGCGTTGTGACAAGCgctcggggcgccacacgtggtgaaatgaAAATTATTCGAGACGCGTGccaaaccaacgttactagactaggacctcatctagtaacgttgggccacactgcgtcgtggcccgcgctgtCTCTACTTCGTATCGTTGGCGACCAAAGACGACTTGGAGACCCGCGCTAGTTTTCGGTTTTGGACCTTGGGAcagcgcgagcgcaagagcctaaGAGTGACTTGGGTTCTGCGAATgagtcctggcggctcgcaaacttcttgggtccccaagctccttggggccccaattctcaaactctcttaATGCCGGGGTTCTCAGCTGCAGTCCCCAAGGCCCATCTGTTCCCCAGGCATGGGTAAGGCAACTTGGTCGTAATGCAGCAACACGAGAGCGCCTCTTACGCGTTGTTGTGGATCACGTGTTGTAAGAAATGTCACTACCGGCACTGTTGCTTTTGCGCACGTCTAGTTCAGTACGTAACACATAACGGTAGTGTTAGAACTATCTAATATCATAGAGTATTTTAGCATGTTAGGGAAatatacggtacgcaaatacggtaaggccgtacggtagcgctcctcctttcgcgctcgttgtgcttttgccggtaaAGGCACCctaacaccacaaaagctttttcaaaaattactgtggggttgtcacgcctcaatgttgcctgtcagcctacgcattgttaacgagcgacctgtcgttcgggggccgcactgtcactggaactgggagagggttaagcacaacgagcgggaaaggaggagctttaccatactgccttaccgtatttgcgtaccgtattccagtaacttgctaaaagactactAGCGCCACATTTTTCgcgaagagagagagggaaagaatgGTGTAGCGGACGCACTTGTATCCGTAGACGTCGAGACAGCGGGATATGTGGTACGGATTCTCCTGGCACGCGTAGACGCTCTGGTCGTTCTCCGGTATCAGGTCCACGTCGTGAAAGATGAAGCAGTTGTAGTCGTGCATCGTCTTGGACACCTCGTAGCCGACGTTGAGCAGTTTGGCTCGATTGAAGTCACCGTTGCCGCTCTGCACAAATGAGCAGTCGGTGTAAACCTtttctttcttaaagggacactggaacactttttcagcatggtcagaaaacgctgccgatcggtagtcgaggctcctgcagAGAGCACTTGAGCCTAATATTATAGCTCTGCACGCAGCCTGGAAATTACAATTAATtcccaaagtcagctagaaatcgctccctcttctctctacagataatgccatatacccaaaattactgcgccatatcaagcccacggccgttggctgatttgagaatAGTTAGCTGCATATAGTTATACCGTGGCCGCGGCGGGATGCCGCCACGGGCCCGCGCTCACGCTcccgatcacactgaaagtaagccgcgcgctcgaagaaaaaaaatgaaaagaacgcGCTGTACGAAGGGACGCATCATCTTGCCTCCTTGTCGTCCttctccctgcgtagctttcagcacgcttgccggtaagaaaggagagagaaagcacttgaagcgtgcggcaaacccctgtaactccgctcgtacttcacAGATTGTAAAAATTTTTGCCGCAGTCGATGcgtgaggcaataagctgttttaatgaagccattaggagactacttgaaaaagtgttgcagggtcccttgaTAAAAAAGAGTGGACAAACCTGTAATATATATGCCTTCGCTAGGTGAGGCATGGTGAGTTCAAAGGTGATGGTTCTAGCGGTAAAATGCACTAGCGTTACTTCAGGTTTTGAGGCACCGATGTAGTCGGGCAACTCTATATAAGTGATAAAAGTGATCAACACCACCGTCAGGGGCGATGCAGGCTTCATACTTCGATGGCGTACGCGCAGAACTGAGATCGACGGCGAAGCACCAGCGCTGTAGAAAAAGCGTCAAGTGTCTGAACTCACGCGTTAAAGGTGTTATTCTATTCCGCTTTAAGAGTCATGCGTCTGTGTTGTAATGGTCCGAGCACCGAGCCTTTATTGTATTCTTCCACGAGGCACACCAGACAGAAAGCTGGAATCAGTAACTTTTCCACGGAACGCcctctgttttatttatttatgggaTTTTATGTTGACGCACAGGAAAAATACACGGAAACATATAGCATGCATGtacatacagcttcgctgtataATGAACTTTCTAAAGCACACTTTTGTGTATTCGGCCCAAGAATCAAATTTAATTCTATGAAAGACTCAGACAGAAAGCCACAGTCAGTAGCTTGGAGGTGGAACGCCCTTTCAGCGTCATGAACTAATGTTTAAAATACGCGGCCTTGACTGGCTACTGTAAAAATACATCCATCGTCGAGAAGTGCGCAAGAAAATGAAGGCGTATAGGAGGTTGTTTCGATAGACAACGCAAGCAAGGTGGTGTTAATTGTTCATAGTGTGGGGTACCTGTTCGATTATGTAGATGCCGTAGTCGAGCTCCTGTTTGCGCAGGAACTGGTGCATGTGGTGCAGGAAAACGCGCAGGTTCCTCTGCCGGTCTCGGTAAGGTACAATGATGGCCACGCGGTGGCGCGCCAAGCAGTGACTCGGCCACCAGCGGCCCCCGGGCTTGACGTGGAGGAAGAAGGGTTCTAGCCTGCTGAGCTCGGGCACCTCCTTCGCGACGGGCACCAGGCCTCCTGAGAGTCAGACGGTGAAAGGTATGGAAAGCTATGAAGGTGTGCGTTCAAGGGTAAGACAAAAGTTTGATAGTAAGGAAGGTGTGCAGGAAGAATGTAGTATCAATTTGTTACCACCAATAACATAACAACTTAAGTACCAATTTGTTAATTGTGTGAAGAATGTAATGTACAATATTCACCTGCCACAGTGGCCCACCTAGTGGATAtatggtgatcgactgctgacACTCAGCTCGCTGGATGGAATCGCGGgcgtggcagctgcatttcgatggaggcgaaatgcttgaggcttgCGCACTTCGAtttaagtgcactttaaagaTCATCAGATGGTCAATATTTTCCGGAGCCTccttacggcgtccctcataatcatatcgtggttttgggacgtaaaactccgaaacaattattaattattagCGTACAATATTCCTTTCACGTGTGGTCATGTGTACCTAGGGCAGACCGGCAGATAACACGAGACTAAGGAAACGTATGTCTGAAAGGACTTCCTAGCACACATTTAGCGATGCAGTGCCATGAGTGCGCATGCACACCTTGTTTTAGCAGCAGCATCATTGTATTCAAACACCGCAATCAAACTTCGAGAGAGATAGTGGAAGCTCTCTGCATTGAAAACACAAAAGGAAAGGTTCGTTGCGCTGCTTGAAAAAGAATTTTTGctcttttcttcatttctatgaagCATATTATCTCAAGCGGCGCTATGTGCGCTACTCATGAGTTCTGTTGTCTGGATCGCGCAGATCTGTGGGTCCTAAGGCgaacattttttggaaaaaataaaccagttgttagaaagcgctcGTCCTTGCGTTTGCTATTCTTTGTCCCTGTGTTTCTGCTCAAATATTGTCAAGATGAAAGTACGCTAGTTTCTGCATCCATAGTTAGAAACACAGCACAACTACTGTGGCGAAGGGGCCGACAGATGGAGGAAAATATGGAATAATGAGGAGATATAAGATCAGAATTAAAAACGGGGGGTAAACGGGGGGtagagttggggggggggggacggtaaCGCAATATCTCTGATGGGTACGGGTCCTACAGGCAAGCAGCCTCCCTAGACGTGCGCCAAGTCCGGTGTCCGCAAGTGAAGTGCaccaaagggacactaaagagaaaaacgatttttctcgtattagtacattactctttcacgataccaaaaacgccacgtttgctgcgagaagactctcGGCAGGCGAGAAAacccgcaaaaagaaaatgcgggtggcgacgccaccttcaagttcccgcaccagtcgccgtgacgtcatagaattTGACGTCGTCTACAAGGGCCCTACGTATTTCCTAATAGCTAAAAACGAAGCACATTGTCTTCTGCGAGAGCCGGAGAcataacgtaccaagtttcagaaaatttcgttgagccaatgcggCCGAAATACGTAGAAGcagtttgaaatctgtgacgttacCATCGGAGACTTCggtgggaaatttaaaagtgatgcTTATGACATTGATTTTCTGAtatattaataaacctgtgatggtgaaattaacggccctagagttttcagagtataatttatcagtctaaactaatgtattgtttcactttggtgtcctTTTAAAGACGAAAGCGTTTCAAGACATACTTGCAACAACATATTTGGCTACGCAAAAAATTATGGAAATCGAACGCGTATGTTTGAACCTACATTGAAAAAGAGCTATAGTGAATCGGTTAATCAGATAATATACAACTGAATGCGATGCGTGTACTTCTCTTGAATTTATTTTGCAGCGAATCCGTTGGCCTCTAGTTGGTCGGGACTTTTCGTGGCGCTCCTCATAAAAAAACTGTCATAATCATGAAAAACCGGCACTTTCAAATTAAAAAGAACGACGGTGGCCAACCATACAGAGCTCAAACTGCAGCTGGCAAGTGTGtcgataacaataataaaaaaatccacgcatttccacggagtgaatcatgacgagtgggtgaagctctgggtatcgtatgggtgagtaaccgtacgttacccgaacgttgccccatataatgtaaattgagtgacataaagtgacataaagtgacataatgTGACATAGAGTGACATCGAGTGACATAAAGAGTGTTGACGACAAAGCTGGGTCCTAAGTTCCAtgatgtgtacgttgaagtcgccgactagtttAAAGGGTTTGTGTTTGTAGGTGTATTATAtcgtttcgtcacaattatgattcatattagtctattgttatacctgatgt
This window of the Rhipicephalus sanguineus isolate Rsan-2018 chromosome 2, BIME_Rsan_1.4, whole genome shotgun sequence genome carries:
- the LOC119381179 gene encoding beta-1,4-N-acetylgalactosaminyltransferase bre-4, which translates into the protein MHQFLRKQELDYGIYIIEQSGNGDFNRAKLLNVGYEVSKTMHDYNCFIFHDVDLIPENDQSVYACQENPYHISRCLDVYGYKPSYPTIFGGVSALTQAQMEKVNGFSNVFWGWGGEDDDMSTR